In a genomic window of Ipomoea triloba cultivar NCNSP0323 chromosome 3, ASM357664v1:
- the LOC116012115 gene encoding glucan endo-1,3-beta-glucosidase 2-like yields the protein MGLMNQCMMRLALLLFLSVSAVFADEDAFIGVNIGTDLSDMPHPTQVVELLKAQQIRHVRLYNADRGMLLALANTGIQVAVSIPNEQLLGVGQSNSTAANWVSQNVVAHYPATNITAICVGSEVLTSLSNAAPVLVNALKFIHSALVASNLGRQIKVSTPLASSIILDSFPPSQAFFNHSLKPVLVPMLDFLQSTGSYFMLNVYPYYEYMQSNGVIPLDYALFKPLPANKEAVDSNTLLHYTNVFDAIVDAAYFALADLNFTNVPVLVTESGWPSTGDSKEPDATLDNANTYNSNLIKHVLNKTGTPKHPGIAVSTYIYELYNEDTKDGPLSEKNWGLFNANGTPAYILRLTGSGSMLANDTTNQTYCSAKDGADHKMLQAALDWACGPGKVDCSPMLQGQPCYEPDTVAAHATYAFDTYYQMMGKAPEACNFNGVAAVTTTNPSHGLCLFGSGDRNGTFLNGTASAMESNGTSVSSSPHLHYTFSMSHIMLGIAGLSAILF from the exons ATGGGGTTAATGAATCAATGTATGATGAGGTTGGCTTTGTTGCTGTTCCTATCAGTTTCTGCTGTTTTTGCTGATGAAG ATGCCTTCATTGGTGTGAACATAGGAACAGACCTGTCTGACATGCCACACCCAACTCAAGTTGTTGAACTTCTTAAAGCCCAGCAAATTCGCCATGTCCGTTTGTACAATGCAGATCGTGGCATGCTTCTGGCCTTGGCCAACACGGGCATCCAAGTTGCAGTGTCTATCCCGAACGAACAGCTTCTGGGCGTTGGACAATCAAATTCCACCGCAGCGAATTGGGTATCCCAAAATGTTGTGGCGCATTATCCAGCCACCAATATCACTGCCATTTGTGTTGGCTCCGAGGTTCTGACTTCCCTCTCGAATGCTGCCCCGGTTCTTGTCAATGCCCTTAAGTTCATCCACTCGGCGCTAGTGGCATCCAACCTCGGTAGGCAGATCAAAGTGTCAACGCCTCTTGCTTCTTCAATCATCCTCGACTCCTTCCCCCCATCTCAAGCTTTCTTTAACCACTCATTGAAACCAGTCTTGGTTCCAATGCTCGATTTCTTGCAATCTACTGGCTCTTATTTCATGCTCAACGTCTATCCTTATTATGAGTACATGCAATCCAATGGTGTTATTCCATTGGATTACGCTCTTTTCAAGCCCCTTCCTGCAAACAAAGAAGCTGTTGATTCTAACACCCTTCTCCACTATACCAACGTATTTGATGCCATTGTTGATGCAGCATACTTTGCGTTGGCTGATCTTAATTTTACTAATGTTCCTGTTCTGGTAACCGAGTCTGGCTGGCCATCAACGGGAGACTCAAAGGAGCCTGATGCCACTTTAGATAATGCCAACACCTATAATAGCAATTTAATAAAGCATGTCCTAAACAAAACGGGGACTCCAAAGCATCCTGGTATTGCTGTCAGTACTTACATATATGAGCTGTATAATGAAGACACGAAAGACGGTCCTCTATCAGAGAAGAACTGGGGGTTATTTAATGCAAATGGCACGCCTGCTTATATCCTACGGTTGACTGGATCGGGATCTATGTTAGCAAACGATACTACAAACCAGACTTACTGTTCTGCAAAAGATGGTGCGGATCATAAAATGCTGCAGGCTGCTTTGGATTGGGCTTGTGGACCGGGCAAAGTGGATTGTTCACCGATGTTGCAAGGACAACCATGCTACGAGCCAGATACCGTGGCTGCACATGCAACGTATGCTTTTGACACTTATTATCAGATGATGGGGAAGGCTCCCGAGGCATGCAACTTCAATGGAGTGGCTGCTGTCACTACGACTAATCCAA GTCATGGTTTGTGTCTATTTGGAAG TGGTGACAGAAATGGTACATTTCTGAACGGCACAGCTTCAGCCATGGAGTCTAATGGCACATCAGTCTCCTCATCGCCACATCTACACTATACTTTCTCCATGTCACATATTATGCTTGGAATTGCGGGGTTGAGTGCTATTCTTTTCTAG